In the Pan paniscus chromosome 8, NHGRI_mPanPan1-v2.0_pri, whole genome shotgun sequence genome, one interval contains:
- the LOC134731073 gene encoding uncharacterized protein LOC134731073, protein MQSGFLGLEQPVFKVPSSTCLSAHHLPPPFPLSAKAPPHSCPLSQGWPLEGSLLPDGRVPFPWAGAEVSFHHQPLGPQRAESPPPQLLALPIPEWLSPPCPPIGDCSGSVSKQGFWISPSVGATGLGGCWGSPGPAVLGAGGGRGSSGGWVSVAEHGPWELAGERVPALDALVLVLQAVKPVLQALPLGVDAQNHTTCRRTGGAAGAQGPPTPRRGAHAPSQVLCSKASLSHCPLGSEHEQDLTSMPHSGPVRAQPSCLSSTRAGIGAGCRGSIRGQGMGA, encoded by the coding sequence ATGCAGTCAGGCTTTCTTGGGCTGGAGCAGCCAGTCTTCAAGGTCCCATCCTCCACCTGTCTGTCTGCTCACCACCTCCCTCCTCCGTTCCCACTGTCCGCCAAGGCGCCCCCACACTCCTGTCCTCTCAGCCAGGGCTGGCCTCTAGAAGGGTCTTTGCTCCCAGATGGGCGTGTCCCCTTCCCCTGGGCAGGTGCTGAGGTCTCTTTCCACCACCAGCCTCTTGGGCCCCAGAGGGCTGAGagccccccaccccagctccttGCCCTCCCCATCCCAGAGTGGCTGAGCCCTCCATGTCCTCCGATCGGGGACTGCAGTGGCTCTGTGTCCAAGCAGGGGTTCTGGATCTCCCCCAGTGTGGGGGCCACAGGCCTTGGTGGCTGCTGGGGAAGCCCGGGGCCGGCCGTGCTGGGCGCAGGTGGCGGCAGGGGTAGCAGTGGTGGGTGGGTGTCTGTCGCTGAGCACGGCCCCTGGGAGCTCGCTGGTGAGCGTGTGCCAGCGCTCGATGCGCTTGTCCTTGTTCTTCAGGCAGTCAAACCAGTGCTTCAGGCGCTCCCCCTTGGCGTGGATGCCCAGAACCACACAACCTGCAGGAGGACAGGAGGGGCAGCTGGGGCACAGGGACCCCCAACTCCCAGGCGTGGGGCCCATGCCCCCTCCCAGGTTCTGTGCTCGAAGGCCAGCCTCTCCCACTGCCCACTGGGTTCTGAGCATGAACAGGACCTGACCTCCATGCCACACTCTGGCCCCGTCAGGGCCCAGCCATCCTGTCTCTCTTCCACCAGGGCAGGGATAGGGGCAGGGTGCAGAGGGAGCATCAGGGGTCAAGGAATGGGGGCCTGA